A single genomic interval of Streptomyces graminofaciens harbors:
- a CDS encoding FxLD family lanthipeptide yields the protein MAQQNPTTTLKAATDYSTNTGSDFDLNIETLASAPVIGSLLNDTSDNCTSTCQSACTNSTCIGG from the coding sequence ATGGCACAGCAGAACCCCACGACAACGCTGAAGGCCGCGACCGACTACAGCACCAACACCGGGTCGGACTTCGACCTCAACATCGAGACCCTCGCCTCGGCCCCGGTCATCGGCTCGCTGCTGAACGACACCAGCGACAACTGCACCTCCACCTGCCAGTCCGCCTGCACCAACAGCACCTGCATCGGCGGCTGA
- a CDS encoding lanthionine synthetase LanC family protein → MTTAPPAPETDAAVRQSLARGSLGIALLHVERARQGTGSWQTAHQQLTTVGPLLDGDETGLFLGAPAMASVLHWATVDSIRYTGALQTLDRIVAAHIRRRLAAAHTRIDRGEPTTFAEYDLLRGLTGLGALLLRRAPEGDDLKGVLEYLVRLTEPLPTADGRPRLGWWVSHSPVNLTAPTPDGHANAGLAHGITGPLALLALAKLRGITVPGHEKAMLRICSWLDQIRVNDHRGTRWPRWITDTTTVPPHLAAPSWCYGTPGLARAQQLAALALNDPDRKRMAERALLYCLADPTQLDQLTSRGLCHGLGGLLRVLQRVTQDADEPRAFVHHLPQLSERFLTTKPPAETGFLNGSVGATLAFQNIQEGTLPASDWDACLLLI, encoded by the coding sequence GTGACTACCGCTCCGCCCGCCCCGGAAACGGACGCCGCCGTCCGGCAGTCCCTCGCCCGAGGCTCCCTCGGCATCGCCCTGCTCCACGTCGAACGCGCTCGCCAGGGCACCGGCTCCTGGCAGACCGCCCATCAGCAACTCACCACCGTCGGGCCCCTGTTGGACGGCGACGAGACGGGCCTGTTCCTCGGCGCGCCCGCGATGGCGTCTGTGCTGCACTGGGCCACCGTGGACAGCATCCGGTACACCGGCGCCCTGCAAACCCTCGACCGCATCGTCGCCGCCCACATCCGACGCCGACTGGCAGCAGCACACACCCGCATCGACCGCGGCGAGCCGACCACCTTCGCCGAGTACGACCTCCTGCGCGGCCTGACCGGCCTCGGCGCCCTCCTCCTACGCCGCGCCCCCGAGGGCGACGACCTCAAGGGCGTCCTTGAGTACCTGGTGCGCCTGACCGAGCCGCTCCCCACCGCCGACGGGCGACCCCGCCTGGGCTGGTGGGTGAGCCACAGCCCAGTCAACCTCACTGCTCCCACCCCCGACGGCCACGCCAACGCCGGCCTCGCCCACGGCATCACCGGCCCCCTCGCCCTCCTCGCACTCGCCAAACTCCGCGGCATCACCGTGCCCGGCCATGAGAAGGCGATGCTGCGGATCTGCAGTTGGCTGGACCAGATACGAGTGAACGACCACCGAGGCACCCGCTGGCCACGCTGGATCACCGACACCACCACCGTGCCCCCACACCTGGCCGCCCCCTCCTGGTGCTACGGCACCCCCGGCCTGGCCCGCGCCCAACAACTCGCCGCCCTCGCCCTGAACGACCCCGACCGCAAACGCATGGCCGAACGAGCACTCCTCTACTGCCTGGCCGACCCCACCCAGCTCGACCAACTCACCAGCCGCGGCCTGTGCCATGGCCTCGGCGGCCTGCTCCGGGTCCTCCAACGCGTCACCCAGGACGCCGACGAACCGCGAGCCTTCGTCCACCACCTGCCACAGCTCAGCGAACGCTTCCTCACCACCAAACCCCCAGCCGAGACCGGCTTCCTCAACGGCTCGGTCGGCGCGACCCTCGCCTTCCAGAACATCCAAGAAGGCACCCTCCCAGCCAGCGACTGGGACGCGTGCCTTCTCCTCATCTGA
- a CDS encoding lantibiotic dehydratase, which yields MYHAIDASMIRASVFPLAATLPPWPDLDGDAPADVERWRDWIAQVWADDTRAAAIEFAAPLLAAAIRDVLGGERQRPRSVRRTAASLARYLLRMQHRATPFGLFAGPAPVRIGGTARVTWGKEHRAFARADAEWLNTAITALEGNWEVLRRLPVMADPTCTVRGTRVAVPHQPGTNGPTDTTLRRTRAVEAVLTLARTPITVSDLVAKLHGDYPETPTAVIENMVSSLVAHRVLLTSLHAPMTCDDALGHLIAQLDATGAAAPSGGAGTAEELRKIHQLLTLHDIAAQGEQQALRVQAAARMNTLTGGTARTLVVNVRPDCDIVLPTAVTREAERALEVVSRISPYPNGSPAWRDYRARFLERYSMGAIVPLRDLTDPDTGLGFPVGYRGTVLKRTVLATTRRDDHLLALAQSAALNDRREVVLTEEDIEAMSLGDPTQVPAHVELCFTVLSPSLEDLEHGRFHLVTAGLSLAAGTTTGRFLTMLDQSDRDRMTAEYAALPTLAPGAARGQVSSPPLRIPTRNVGRAPAVVPHVLSVGEHNPDATLDLDGLGVVADSRRLYLLSLSTGQLIEPSVLNAVELSSATHPLVRFVTELHRSHTAILTPFAWGAAARLPFLPEVRVGRTILSAACWRLNARDLGDDSRAWMFHFTDWRIRYGVPRTVYVGGNDQRLRLDLDVSAHRQLLRAELDRHGTVTLHKAPDEAAFGWVGRAHEITASFASDQPPSPAPINRTTPVVNHDSSRLPGAGEWAYLKLYGNADRAPELLTAHLPRLLHDWDADAPTWWFTRYSDPDSHLRLRLRLPNPNAFGEVAQQVAAWAGELRAEGLLQRVQWDTDEPETGRYGTGPALTAAEQVFAADSAAALAQMALPIPDSLRPAITATSFVDIADAFLGSPADGRAWLTTNLLKNDGEATTRDVLSAAVHLSAPGPDHAALQALPNGEHLVTTWALRRTALTAYRQALEAHGADPAAVLPSLLHMHHNRAAGIAPDSEAICRRLARAAALSWTAREEGALR from the coding sequence ATGTACCACGCGATCGATGCGAGCATGATCCGCGCATCAGTCTTCCCGCTGGCGGCGACGCTTCCTCCTTGGCCCGACCTGGACGGCGACGCCCCCGCCGACGTCGAGCGCTGGCGCGACTGGATCGCCCAGGTCTGGGCGGACGACACCCGGGCTGCCGCCATCGAGTTCGCCGCGCCGCTCCTCGCCGCCGCCATCCGCGACGTGCTCGGCGGAGAGCGGCAACGGCCGCGCTCCGTCCGGCGCACCGCGGCCTCGCTCGCCCGCTACCTGCTGCGCATGCAGCACCGCGCCACACCGTTCGGGCTGTTCGCCGGCCCCGCCCCCGTGCGCATCGGCGGCACCGCTCGGGTGACGTGGGGGAAGGAGCACCGTGCTTTCGCCCGGGCCGATGCCGAGTGGTTGAACACCGCCATCACCGCCCTGGAAGGCAACTGGGAGGTGCTGCGGCGCCTGCCGGTGATGGCAGATCCGACCTGCACGGTACGAGGCACTCGGGTGGCAGTACCGCACCAGCCCGGCACGAACGGCCCCACCGACACCACACTGCGACGAACCCGAGCCGTGGAAGCGGTGCTCACCTTGGCCCGTACGCCGATCACGGTCAGCGACCTCGTGGCCAAACTCCACGGCGACTACCCGGAAACGCCGACCGCGGTGATCGAGAACATGGTGTCCAGCCTCGTCGCCCATCGCGTCCTGCTGACCAGCCTCCACGCCCCCATGACATGCGACGACGCACTCGGACATCTCATCGCGCAGCTGGACGCCACGGGTGCCGCCGCCCCATCAGGTGGAGCCGGTACAGCCGAGGAGCTGCGAAAGATCCACCAGCTGCTCACCCTGCACGACATCGCTGCCCAGGGTGAGCAGCAGGCCCTGCGCGTCCAGGCGGCTGCGCGAATGAACACCCTCACCGGAGGCACCGCCCGCACCCTGGTCGTGAACGTGCGCCCCGACTGCGACATCGTCCTGCCGACAGCGGTCACGCGGGAGGCGGAGCGTGCCCTGGAGGTCGTCTCCCGTATCTCGCCGTACCCGAACGGCTCTCCGGCGTGGCGGGACTATCGCGCTCGGTTCCTGGAGCGCTACAGCATGGGAGCGATCGTCCCCCTGCGTGACCTCACCGACCCGGACACCGGCCTCGGCTTCCCCGTCGGCTACCGCGGCACGGTTCTGAAGCGGACGGTGTTGGCCACGACCCGCCGCGACGACCACCTCCTCGCTCTCGCCCAGTCTGCGGCCCTCAACGATCGGCGCGAAGTCGTCCTCACCGAGGAGGACATCGAGGCCATGTCGTTGGGGGATCCTACGCAAGTACCCGCGCACGTCGAACTGTGCTTCACCGTGCTGTCCCCCTCACTGGAGGACCTGGAGCACGGCCGATTCCATCTGGTCACCGCCGGTCTGTCCCTCGCGGCCGGCACCACGACGGGCCGCTTCCTGACGATGCTGGACCAGTCGGACCGCGACCGGATGACCGCCGAGTACGCCGCCCTGCCAACGCTGGCCCCCGGAGCCGCACGCGGGCAGGTGTCCAGCCCACCCCTGCGCATCCCGACCCGCAACGTCGGCCGCGCCCCAGCCGTCGTCCCACACGTCCTCTCGGTCGGCGAGCACAACCCGGACGCCACCCTCGACCTGGACGGCCTCGGCGTCGTCGCCGACTCCCGACGCCTCTACCTGCTCTCCCTCTCCACCGGACAGCTCATCGAGCCCTCGGTCCTGAACGCCGTGGAACTCAGCAGCGCCACCCACCCCCTCGTCCGCTTCGTCACTGAATTGCACCGCTCCCACACCGCCATCCTCACCCCCTTCGCCTGGGGCGCGGCGGCCCGGCTGCCATTCCTGCCCGAAGTCCGCGTCGGCCGCACCATCCTGTCCGCCGCCTGCTGGCGGCTGAACGCACGCGACCTCGGCGATGACAGTCGCGCCTGGATGTTCCACTTCACCGACTGGCGCATCCGTTACGGCGTACCCCGCACCGTGTACGTCGGCGGCAACGACCAACGGCTCCGCCTCGACCTCGATGTCAGCGCCCACCGGCAACTCCTGCGCGCCGAACTGGACCGCCACGGAACGGTGACCCTGCACAAAGCGCCCGACGAGGCGGCGTTCGGCTGGGTCGGCCGCGCCCACGAGATCACCGCGTCCTTCGCTTCCGACCAACCGCCTTCCCCCGCGCCCATCAACCGCACGACACCCGTCGTCAACCACGACTCCAGCCGCCTGCCCGGCGCCGGCGAGTGGGCCTACCTGAAGCTGTACGGCAACGCCGACCGAGCACCCGAACTGCTGACCGCGCACCTCCCGCGCCTCCTCCACGACTGGGACGCCGACGCACCGACGTGGTGGTTCACCCGCTACAGCGACCCCGACAGCCATCTCCGGCTGCGACTGCGCCTCCCGAACCCGAACGCCTTCGGTGAGGTGGCGCAGCAAGTCGCTGCCTGGGCAGGTGAGCTGCGCGCGGAGGGCCTTCTCCAACGCGTGCAGTGGGACACCGACGAGCCGGAGACCGGACGCTACGGCACCGGCCCCGCCCTCACCGCAGCCGAACAAGTCTTCGCCGCAGACTCCGCCGCCGCCCTCGCACAGATGGCCCTCCCCATCCCCGACAGCCTCCGGCCCGCCATCACCGCCACCAGCTTCGTCGACATCGCCGACGCCTTCCTCGGCTCCCCAGCGGACGGACGGGCATGGCTGACGACGAACCTCCTGAAGAACGACGGCGAAGCCACCACCCGCGACGTACTCTCCGCAGCCGTCCACCTCTCCGCCCCGGGCCCCGACCACGCGGCCCTGCAAGCCTTGCCCAACGGTGAGCACCTCGTCACGACGTGGGCCCTGCGCCGCACCGCCCTGACTGCCTACCGCCAGGCTCTCGAAGCGCACGGTGCCGACCCCGCCGCGGTTCTGCCGTCCCTTCTGCACATGCACCACAACCGGGCCGCCGGCATCGCCCCCGACAGCGAAGCCATCTGCCGCCGCCTGGCCCGCGCCGCCGCCCTTTCCTGGACCGCAAGAGAAGAAGGAGCCCTGCGGTGA
- a CDS encoding thiopeptide-type bacteriocin biosynthesis protein, whose translation MNLPDSSTIEQAVLAVLTGTPPTEAASRAQTSPEHLLKATERYRDAGRAALGVGLEPSGWLQANIEFTDYSTAERAFHTYLLPLLRRAMDSGSIACWWFIRKRPSWRLRALPGPGSRADDLSRQIHELLDTVVSGGGAERWWPSPYEPETTAFGGPHGMDIAHDLFHTDSLGVLDYLHLMGRDGDEGGFLDAKATSLLLISLFLRAAGQEWSEQGDVWALVAATRPLPGDVPVDRVTAMTPVLKRLLTIDAAPALRAKGPLAPVADWFARMEHSGRALGHAGREGRLSLGTRGILARHIIFHWNRMGFTTRQQAVWARAAREAILGSQPRAVIAATEAKTRPTAPAAMTQQVPPSAG comes from the coding sequence ATGAATCTGCCCGACAGCAGCACGATCGAGCAGGCCGTCCTGGCTGTTCTCACCGGTACCCCACCCACGGAGGCCGCCAGCCGGGCGCAGACGTCGCCCGAGCATCTCCTCAAAGCCACCGAGCGATACCGCGACGCTGGCCGAGCCGCTCTCGGCGTCGGCCTCGAACCATCCGGCTGGCTCCAGGCGAACATCGAGTTCACTGACTACTCGACCGCCGAACGCGCCTTCCACACCTACCTCCTGCCCCTCCTACGACGGGCAATGGACAGCGGGTCGATCGCTTGCTGGTGGTTCATCCGCAAACGCCCAAGCTGGCGCCTCCGAGCCCTTCCTGGTCCGGGTTCCAGGGCAGATGACTTGTCACGGCAGATCCACGAGCTCCTCGACACCGTGGTCTCCGGAGGTGGGGCCGAGCGCTGGTGGCCGTCACCGTACGAGCCGGAAACCACTGCATTTGGCGGCCCGCACGGCATGGACATCGCCCACGACCTGTTCCACACCGACAGCCTTGGCGTCCTCGACTACCTGCATCTCATGGGCAGGGACGGAGACGAGGGTGGCTTCCTCGACGCCAAGGCCACCTCGCTCCTCCTCATCAGCCTCTTCTTACGCGCCGCAGGACAGGAATGGAGCGAGCAGGGGGACGTCTGGGCACTCGTCGCAGCAACGCGCCCTCTGCCTGGCGACGTCCCGGTTGACCGCGTGACCGCCATGACCCCCGTATTGAAAAGACTGCTGACGATCGACGCCGCTCCCGCCCTCAGGGCCAAGGGACCGCTGGCACCCGTCGCCGATTGGTTCGCCAGGATGGAGCACAGCGGCCGTGCCCTCGGTCACGCCGGACGCGAAGGGCGACTCAGCCTCGGGACACGCGGCATCCTGGCCAGGCACATCATCTTCCACTGGAACCGCATGGGCTTCACCACGCGCCAGCAGGCCGTCTGGGCACGAGCGGCGCGAGAAGCAATCCTCGGAAGCCAGCCGCGTGCCGTGATCGCCGCGACGGAGGCCAAGACAAGGCCCACCGCACCTGCGGCAATGACGCAGCAAGTGCCGCCGAGTGCGGGGTGA